TGTACTTAATGGAAGATTTCTTGGAAAGTACTACAGACCCTTATTACGAAGGCGAAGTTTTATATGGAGATAGAGACGAACATTGTTGGAACGGAGATCCAGACCAACCCAACGCTATAACTCGTTTAAGATACAACAGTATGTACGTACCCAAGATAATGGAACGCATAGAGAAAAGTGCACCTAAAGGAGCAGATTTAACAAGCTGGAGGTATAAGTAATTCTAATTGTTAGGTCAGAATAAGGATGTCACTTCGAGTGAATCTTAAGGCACGAAAAATTAGTATGGAAAAGCGTCTAAGTATACAATGCTGCTTGTTGCTATTTAAAATATGTATAATAATTATAGTAAAGATTTAATGAAATACAGAAGATTCGGAAGAACAGATTGGCAAGTGAGTGAGGTAGGATACGGAATGTGGGGAATGGCCGGTTGGACAGCCAGTGACGATGCCCAGTCTGCAAAATCGTTGGATTTGGCAGTTGACAACGGAGTCAATTTTTTTGATACCGCTTGGGGTTACGGAGAAGGACATAGTGAGGAGTTATTGGGAGAGTTGGTAAAAAGACATCCTTCTAAGAAGTTGTATTCGGCTAGTAAAATTCCGCCAAAAAACTTTCAGTGGCCAGCAAAACCAGAATACGCTTTTGAGGACTCTTATCCTACAGAACATATTATGGAATACACCCATAAGACTTTAAAGAATTTAGGTCTGGAGCAAATAGACCTTATGCAATTTCATACATGGGATGACGGTTGGAGTAACCGAGAAGAATGGCAACGAGCTATTGAAGATTTAAAGACATCGGGTAAAGTTGCGGCAATGGGTATTAGCATGAACCGTTGGGAACCGGAAAATGGAATAAAAGCCTTAAAAACAGGATTGTTAGATGCTGTACAGGTTATTTACAACATATTTGACCAAGCGCCAGTAGATAGCTTATTTCCACTTTGTAAAGAGTTGGATATTGCAACCATAGCTCGTGTGCCTTTTGATGAAGGAACATTAACAGGTACTATGACCAAGGACACTACGTTCCCTAAAGGCGATTGGCGTGGCACCTATTTTGTGTCAGAGAATTTAATTTCTTCCGTAGAACATGCAGATGCTTTACGCCCTTTAATTCCTGAAGGTATGACCATGGCAGAAATGGCTCTTCGTTTTATACTTATGAACGATAATGTTGGGACAACCATACCCGGTATGCGTAAACAACGCAATGTATTGGCAAATACTGCCACCAGTGATGGTAAACTGCTAACTAAAGAACTGTATAAAGAATTAAAAAAGCATCGTTGGGATAGAGTTCCGACTTCTTGGTCGCAGTAAAATTATGATTATGAATTCCAGAGATGTGTTGTTATGCTTTTTTAAGTAATTATTTATAAAAATAAAACATCTATTAGAAGTCAATTTTTCGAACATTAAACCGTGTAAATTGCATAAATATATAATTCTATTATTCTTAATTATAAGCTGTAATAAAAAGGAAAAACTGATTTATGAAGATTATAATGATGAGGATTTTCTACCAGTTCAAGGAATTATAACTAAAGTTTTTAAAAAAGGAGCAATAAATAATTTTATAAAAAAGGACCTTCATTTTATTTATAATTTGGAAAAAGAAAATCCTTCAAAAGGCTATGAAATAAATTCTCCTTACATGCTTAACGAAGGTGAGCCTGTAATTATATTGGTTCACAAAAATAATGATAGTATTAGTTTTTTCGGTAGCAGAGGTATAATTCAAAAGGAAATTTTATTGAACTACTTAGAAAAATGTGACTTGGATAAAAGAATTTATTACGGTGTAGAATATTGAGGTAATTGGAGTTATTTTGTCTATATACCAATTTTTGGTATATTTAGAATAAATTCAATTAAAATGAATAAAAACACATCTATATCCCTCGGAAATTATTTCGACCAATTTGTGCAAAACAGCATTCGTGAAGGAAGATTTAAAAATGTTAGCGAAGTTATTCGTGCAGGATTACGACTTTTAGAAGAGGAAGAAAGTAAAGTTATTGCCTTGAAGCAGTCAATTCAAGAGGGAATTGATAGTGGTGTAGCGCACGATTTTGATTCCAAAGAGCATTTAGAATTTCTGAAAGCTAAAAAGCGCCCAAATGGCTGAATTTAAATTGACCAACAAGGCAATTGAAGATTTATCAAGGATTTGGGAATATACTTATGAAGTTTGGTCAGAAAAACAAGCAGATAAATATTACAATGAACTGATTTCTAGTTGTAAAGAAATTGCTGAAAATCCCGATATAGGTAAAAATTATAGTGTAATATCTAATAAGCTTCTTGGTGTAAACAAAAATCGACACATCATATTTTATAGAACTGTAGATGAAAATTTTATTGAAATAACTAGAATACTACATGAAAGAATGGATTTGAAACATAGGATTACGGAATAGAAATTACCTATATAAAAAATCATTAATAATATTTAGCTTAAATAAAACGGAAAGATTTTTCAGAGTCATTGCATAAAAACAAAGACTACTTTACCCTTTCATTATTAGTAGCCAAAATGATAGATATTTTGAAGAAACAATTACTTCGCAAACAATTGCCCCATATCTTTAAAAGCTTTAAACTCTAAAGCATTACCTGCGGGATCATAGAAAAACATCGTTGCTTGTTCACCAACTTTACCTTTAAAACGAACATAAGGTTCAATAACAAATGTTACACCTTTAGATTTTAGCTCTTCAGAAAAGCTTTGAAACGTATCCCAAGGTAACACTACGCCGTAATGGGGTACTGGCACATCATGACCATCAACCGGGTTATGATGTACACTTTCGGTCTCGGACTTCGGTTTGTAATGTATCACCAATTGATGTCCGAATAAATTAAAATCTACCCAATGGTCGCTACTACGGCCTTCTTCACAATTTAAAATTTCTCTGTAAAAAGTTCTGCATTCCGCTAAGTTATGAACGGGAATGGCAATGTGGAAAGGTGTTACGTTTTGCATAATTAGTTGTTTCTTAATGCTGAAATTAACTCTTTTTTGCTCATTTTAGAACGTCCGTCTATACCAATTTTTTTGGCTTGTTCATAAAGTTCCTTTTTGGTTCGCTCTTCATAGGTAGAAGCCTTACCACCTTTTTTGCCCGCGTTATCGGTATTTGCGATTCTTGCGGCTTTTTCTTTACTATATCCTTTATCTACTAAAGCTTCGTATTGTTCTTCGTTCTGTATTTGTGGTATGTTATTTGACTTTGCCATTTTTATTTTAAAATTATATAAAAAGTGACTTTTAAGTGTGTTGTATACCACAAGAAATTATCCTTCTAAGAATGAAATTATTTTATCATTTACCTCTTCTTGGTGCATAGAATGGCCTAAACCTTCCGTACTGATGAATTCACTGCCTTCCCAATGTTTATGCACATCTGCAGAAGCATGGTAGGGAGCTATTTTATCGAATCTGTCATGAAAAAGTAGTCCTTTTTTAGTATTGGTTAAAACGAATTTAGCACTTGAAAAATCTGTTGTTGTAAATCCAAATTTAGCGTAAACGTACCCTTCTACCTTTTTAATCACTTTTGTACTTAAGCCTAACAGGTTTTTATAATGCGAAAGAATTTCATGAAATTCTGAAGGTGAGCCAATAGTCACCATTTTTTCTGCAATTTCATTTGGGTTGTTATACTCATTATATAACAATGTCATACCACCCATAGAATGACCAATAATTGTTTTAGGTTGGTGCTTTGCTACTATTGCATTTAAAGTTTTGGCATATAAAGGGGCATGAAGTATTTTGCCAGACGAGTACCCATGTGCAGGGGCATCAAAAGCAATGATATTAAAATTGGCTTTCTGTAATTTTTCAATTAGCTTGTGCCAACGCCAAGTGTTGCTTTCCCAACCATGCACAAGCAATACCGTTTCTTTATTTCCTGACCAGTTGTATAGTTGAATATCATTTTCACCTACCGTTATAATTTCCAATTTTGCCTTGTCCAAATACTCTTTTTGGTTCGGAAGTACGCGACCTTTACGCACGGTGCAGAATACTAAAAAAGCTTGTTTAGCGACTGTTTTAGGTAAAAACCAAACTAAGATATTAAAGTAAAAACCGTATAGTTTTGGAATTATTTTTTGAAATAGGACTGGCACGGGCTACTATTTATAATATGAATTTAAAAAAGTGGTTTAATATGCTTGGGTAAAGTGACTCATTAATCCCAGCCAACCATCATATATTTTACTTTAGCATTATCTGGTATTTGAACCTCTTCTATTTTGCTATTGGCGTTATATCTAAGACTTTCGGGCAACTCTTTTTTGTCTATAGTAAAGTAGAGGTCATTATCTTTCAATAAAACGACCACATTATTTAAAGAGCTTATTATTTTTTTAATGGGGTACGTGTCTTTTATTTCTTTGAAGGTGCTTATTTTAGAAATGCCTTCTTCTGTCACAAATCTATCATCGTTTATTAGAATGTTCTGTATGGTTGCAATGCTGTCGTTGTTTGGTGTTAGCGTTAATAATAATTCACCTCCTTTTTCGTAAATCTTTATTTTACTGGCACCATTGCCAAAATTTAGCTTTACAGTGTCTTGAACTACGGAATCTTTTGCGAAAATTAAGTCAATATCTCTAGCTAAACTCTGTTTAGTAAGTTTTCCTACTTGATTTCCAGATATTTGAAAATCAGTATTTTGTTCAGTAGTGCAATTTACTAACATGCTACAACTGAAAACAGCCAATAGTATATATTTAAACTTCATATATTATCTCATCACTTTTTTTAATACGCCTAGTACGCCTCTAATAAACGTAGCACTAGTTAATACTTTAATTACCGGGTTTTGCCTTGTACTTGATCTACTAGATGTTCTTCTGGTAGTTGGTTTTTTTCTTTCTTCTTCTGCTAATTTTTCTGCATCCTCAATTTTCTCATTTAATATTTCATATGCACTTTCTCTGTCAATTACTTCATTATATTTTTTAACCAATGAAGATTTTTTAATAACGTCTTCCAATTCATTTTCTGTCAATACGTCCATTCTGCTCATTGGTGCTCTTAATAAGGTGGCTGCTAATGGGGTTGGTCTTCCTTTTTCATCTAAAGCAGATATTAAAGCTTCTCCAATACCTAAAGAGGTAAGTACTTCCTTGGTATCGTAGTATTCCGATTCAGGATAATTCTCGGCTGTTAATTTTATAGCTTTTCTGTCCCTTGCCGTAAATGCCCTAAGTGCATGCTGAACTTTTAACCCTAACTGAGATAATACGTCATTAGGTACATCTGTAGGGTTTTGTGTTACAAAATAAAGACCAATTCCTTTAGAACGTATTAACTTAACAATACTTTCTATCTGATCTAACAATGCTTTGGAAGCTTCTTTAAAGATAAGATGTGCTTCATCAATAAATAAAATTAATTCTGGCTGGTCACTATCGCCTTGTTCAGGAAAAGTTGCATATATCTCGGCCAATAAACTTAGCATAAACGTGGAGAATAGCTTGGGTTTATCCTGTATATCCGTTAATCGTAAAATACTGATATAACCTTTTCCTTTTTCATCAATACGGGTAAGGTCATTTACATCAAATGATTTTTCTCCAAAAAATAACTCAGCACCTTGTTGTTCAAGCTCAATTATTTTTCTAAGAATTGTGCCAGTGGAGCTTGTAGATATTCTACCGTATTCTTTTGTAAATTCAGCTTTGCCCGCTCCAGTAGCATATTGTAGCACTTTTTTAAAATCTTTTAAATCTAATAAGGGCATTTTTTGGTCATCACAGTATTTAAATACTACAGCAACAATACCTTCTTGTGTTTCAGATAGGTCTAATATACGTGATAACAATACCGGTCCAAATTCTGAAACGGTTGCTCTAAGTTTAACACCATCCTGTTCTGATAATGATAATATTTCTACAGGGAAACTACTGGCCTCAAACGGAATGCCAATTTTAGCATGGCGTTCATCAATTTTAGCATGTCCCGCACTAGGTTGCGCTAATCCACTTAAATCTCCTTTTAAGTCCATTAGTAGAACAGGAATACCTTTTTGAGATAAGTTTTCTGCTAATACCTGTAATGTTTTTGTCTTACCTGTACCTGTAGCACCTGCTATTAGACCATGACGGTTTAAAGTTTTTAACGGGATTTTTACAAAGGCATCCTTTACAGCTTCACCATTTAACATGGCCGAACCCATAATAATGTAATCGCCTTTGGTAGTATATCCTTTTTCTATATGATTAAAAAAATCTTCGGTACCGGCCATTTTATATATTTTCGATAAAAATAGTGGATTTTTAACCAAACAAAAAGGCATCACCTACCTTAAATAGTACTTATTTTTCAACATATACTGTGCTATTTGTGATTGGTTTAATACTGTAAAGCCTAACCACTACTTATTAAGGAATTTAGGAACTAAAACGTATCTTTGCCGAATGAAAAATGAGGAGGTACTTGAGAAAGTAAATAAAGGGGTGTATTTACCTTTAATGGAAGAATTTTACACCATTCAGGGTGAGGGATTCCATAAAGGAACTGCAGCTTATTTTATACGCGTTGGTGGGTGTGATGTTGGCTGTCATTGGTGCGATGTAAAGGAAAGTTGGAATGCAGAAACGCATCCGCCTACTGCTATAGAAAAAATAGTCGATAATGCTGCCAAGTATTCCGATACTATTGTTATTACTGGTGGTGAGCCTTTAATGTGGGATATGAACCCGATAACCAAAGCGTTAAAAGTAAAAGGACTTAAAACACATATTGAAACTTCTGGTGCATATGCCTTAACAGGTAGTTGGGATTGGATTTGTCTTTCTCCAAAGAAAAATAAATTACCGGAAGGAAGAATTTATGATGAAGCCCACGAGTTAAAAGTAATTGTGTATAATAAGCACGATTTAATTTTTGCGGAAGAGCAAGCAGCCAAAACGAATGCTGACTGTATTTTGTATTTGCAGCCAGAATGGAGTGTTCGTGATAAAGTAGTGCCTTTGATTGTGGATTATGTAATGAAAAATCCGAAATGGAAAGTTTCATTGCAAACACATAAATACTTGAATATTCCTTAAAGTTATACTCTATAATGGAGAATTAAATGCTCCAAGGCTTGCCTCGAAATGAAAATATTTCATCCTTTAAATGGCTCATGGGTTTGCCCTGAGATTATTTACTCAATTAAAAGAGGGTAGAATGCAAAATTAGCGACCACCATTAGCTTTAATGTCTAAAATACATTCTGGGTCTAACCCAACAACAGCAGACCCCTTGGCAGATTTATTTTGTAATAAACTCAATGCACTTGTTCCAGAAAATACGCAACCGGCCTTTAGCCCATTTGTGTATTTGGTATTATTAGGGGCTAGGTTAGTTTTGCCCGTAGCTCCACCAAATTGTAATTCTGCGCGCATAAGGCAACCATTTTGATTACAATGATTGTCGCCCACCAATTGTCCGTCACTATTTTCAGATTGAGATTGATGGTCGTTTACCATGTCGGTACCCAAGTCTACTAAGCCAAAAAGATGACCAAACTCATGATTTAAAGTAGTCGTTTCTACATCAGATTCACTAATGGTAATACTTCTAGAGGCTAAATCCCTAACAGTAACTTCATGTATGATCATGGAAGTATTGCGGTAAACAGCTCCTAAAGTAACCAGGCCGTCTTCTGGTTCATCGCCTTCTGCTGGTGCATCTGCGAAATAAATATAGATAGCCAAAGTACTATCGGTAGTATAAACTGTTCTGTTTTTAGTCTCTAAATCTGCAATTTCTTGGAGTGTAAGTTCATCTTCAACCGGACTAGGGAGTTCATTGTAAATAAGCGTTATGTCTTCCTTAAATGTATGGTCTTTAAGATAATCGGTAAACTGTGTTATAGCAGATTCAGTAGGTTTAAAACCTTTTACATATGCTATTTCTATAGAAAGTTTATCGAAAACATCATTAGAAAGTATATCGTTTGCAGAATCTCCTGTAGCCAGTAAATTAGCAGTTTTGTCAACAGCTTTGGGAATGTTGCCATCTGAGTCTGAAGAGCTTTTTGAGCAAGAAACAGTAAAACAAATGATGCCCACTACTAATAAATACTTTAATAAATTCATAATCTTTGGTTTGTCTAATAGCATAACGATAAAAATAGAACGCTATTATTTAGCAAGTGTCAATCGGGCTAAATAGTCGTAATGCTCGCCTTCCGTAACAAGTTCACAGTTTAGATTGTTATAATTGGCTGCTCGCTGTAATGTATTGTAATCTACGTACAACCATGGAAAAGGTTTGCTTTTATTATTCTTATACTTCATGGTAAAACTTACTTCGCCATAATAAGTTACGTCTTCAGGAATCCAATAACCGCCATCATCATCATTTTCAAACATGTAAATAATGTCGCTAGAGTCTAAGAGTATTTGCCCATTTTTATTTAAGAGCGATTTTAATTTAGAGAAAAATTTTTCTAAACCATTTAATGTTCCCGCAAGCCCAACACCATTCATTAAAATTAAAATCGTATCAAAGGTTTTGCTTTCATAGGTTAAAATACTTTCGTTGATTATATTCTTTAAACCTCTTAATTTACAGACTTCAATAGCTCCAGCTGAGGTGTCTAGACTGGTGACAGATAAGCCATTATCTTGAAGATATAAACTGTGACTGCCAGCACCGCAACCGACATCTAAAATTTCACCCTTGCATATTTTTAATGCCTTCTGCTCTAGTTTGGGCATTTCTTTAAATGACCTAAACATATAGGGAAGTGGTATGGTATCTTCCTCTTCTAATGAGGAGTAGGTTGTAATATCTTCGGTATAATTGCCTTGCTGATAATCTAAAAGTGCATGGCCTAAAATATCTTCTTTCAAAATTCTTGTATTTCTATATGCAAAAGTCTCGCTTTTTGGTGCTACTTCCCTAGTTTTGAAGAATTAATTTCGCACATGGAAGAGGTTTTACGGGAATTGCCACAAAAGGCAAAAGAAAAACATAATGAGAATAAAAAGTTCTTTACTAAACTAAAAAAGAAGGCACCCAAGAATTTAGACTATATCATGCAAGAATTGCACGATGCGGAATTTAAGCGAACGGACTGTCTTACTTGTGCTAATTGCTGTAAAACTACAGGTCCTCTTTTTACCAATGCCGATGTGGAGCGTATTTCAAAATCGTTTCGGATGAAACCACAAAAATTCATTGAGACTTATTTACGGGTTGACGAGGAAAACGATTTTGTTTTGCAACAAACCCCTTGTACTTTTTTAGGAGCTGATAACTACTGTTCTATTTATGATGTGCGCCCAAAAGCATGCCGCGAATTTCCGCATACCGATAGAAAGAAGTTCCAGCAAATAAGTAATCTAACCCTTAAGAATGTAGCTATTTGCCCTGCTGCTTTTAATATTGTTGAGGAGATGAAGAAGGTGATTAAATAAATTGTGATCGTAGCAACTATACTTATCTTTTATTGGCACCGCCAAAGGGTATAATACCCCGAGGCTTGCCTCGAAATTAAAAGTTCGTTTCGGGCGAATGCCTCGTGGGCTTGCCCCGAGGTAGTTTACTTTTAAATAAAACACTTTCCGTTATACTAATCTGATAATTATTTTAAAACTTATAATCGAATGAAATACCTATCTATTTTTCTTATTTTAATTCTAATTGGTTGCAAGAACGATACTAAGAAAGAGCTAATGACCGATAGTGAAATAGATCCATCAGTTTACAAAATGTGGGCTAGTTTTGTGGAGTCTAATCCAGAGAATACTATAGATGAACTTCCAGAATCGTGGTTTTTTCACGATAATAAAGTAGATGCCGATAGATTAGCAGCATTGACCTTGAATGGAAAGAAAAAAGCTACTACCTCTGGCTTGTATAATTGGTATGTTGAAGCGAAAGCCGATTTACCCCAAATAGGCACAAAACATATTGTTACCGATTT
The genomic region above belongs to Maribacter hydrothermalis and contains:
- a CDS encoding VOC family protein translates to MQNVTPFHIAIPVHNLAECRTFYREILNCEEGRSSDHWVDFNLFGHQLVIHYKPKSETESVHHNPVDGHDVPVPHYGVVLPWDTFQSFSEELKSKGVTFVIEPYVRFKGKVGEQATMFFYDPAGNALEFKAFKDMGQLFAK
- a CDS encoding type II toxin-antitoxin system ParD family antitoxin encodes the protein MNKNTSISLGNYFDQFVQNSIREGRFKNVSEVIRAGLRLLEEEESKVIALKQSIQEGIDSGVAHDFDSKEHLEFLKAKKRPNG
- a CDS encoding 7-carboxy-7-deazaguanine synthase QueE; this translates as MKNEEVLEKVNKGVYLPLMEEFYTIQGEGFHKGTAAYFIRVGGCDVGCHWCDVKESWNAETHPPTAIEKIVDNAAKYSDTIVITGGEPLMWDMNPITKALKVKGLKTHIETSGAYALTGSWDWICLSPKKNKLPEGRIYDEAHELKVIVYNKHDLIFAEEQAAKTNADCILYLQPEWSVRDKVVPLIVDYVMKNPKWKVSLQTHKYLNIP
- a CDS encoding aldo/keto reductase; translation: MYNNYSKDLMKYRRFGRTDWQVSEVGYGMWGMAGWTASDDAQSAKSLDLAVDNGVNFFDTAWGYGEGHSEELLGELVKRHPSKKLYSASKIPPKNFQWPAKPEYAFEDSYPTEHIMEYTHKTLKNLGLEQIDLMQFHTWDDGWSNREEWQRAIEDLKTSGKVAAMGISMNRWEPENGIKALKTGLLDAVQVIYNIFDQAPVDSLFPLCKELDIATIARVPFDEGTLTGTMTKDTTFPKGDWRGTYFVSENLISSVEHADALRPLIPEGMTMAEMALRFILMNDNVGTTIPGMRKQRNVLANTATSDGKLLTKELYKELKKHRWDRVPTSWSQ
- a CDS encoding class I SAM-dependent methyltransferase; translation: MKEDILGHALLDYQQGNYTEDITTYSSLEEEDTIPLPYMFRSFKEMPKLEQKALKICKGEILDVGCGAGSHSLYLQDNGLSVTSLDTSAGAIEVCKLRGLKNIINESILTYESKTFDTILILMNGVGLAGTLNGLEKFFSKLKSLLNKNGQILLDSSDIIYMFENDDDGGYWIPEDVTYYGEVSFTMKYKNNKSKPFPWLYVDYNTLQRAANYNNLNCELVTEGEHYDYLARLTLAK
- a CDS encoding helicase HerA-like domain-containing protein — its product is MAGTEDFFNHIEKGYTTKGDYIIMGSAMLNGEAVKDAFVKIPLKTLNRHGLIAGATGTGKTKTLQVLAENLSQKGIPVLLMDLKGDLSGLAQPSAGHAKIDERHAKIGIPFEASSFPVEILSLSEQDGVKLRATVSEFGPVLLSRILDLSETQEGIVAVVFKYCDDQKMPLLDLKDFKKVLQYATGAGKAEFTKEYGRISTSSTGTILRKIIELEQQGAELFFGEKSFDVNDLTRIDEKGKGYISILRLTDIQDKPKLFSTFMLSLLAEIYATFPEQGDSDQPELILFIDEAHLIFKEASKALLDQIESIVKLIRSKGIGLYFVTQNPTDVPNDVLSQLGLKVQHALRAFTARDRKAIKLTAENYPESEYYDTKEVLTSLGIGEALISALDEKGRPTPLAATLLRAPMSRMDVLTENELEDVIKKSSLVKKYNEVIDRESAYEILNEKIEDAEKLAEEERKKPTTRRTSSRSSTRQNPVIKVLTSATFIRGVLGVLKKVMR
- a CDS encoding type II toxin-antitoxin system RelE/ParE family toxin; translation: MAEFKLTNKAIEDLSRIWEYTYEVWSEKQADKYYNELISSCKEIAENPDIGKNYSVISNKLLGVNKNRHIIFYRTVDENFIEITRILHERMDLKHRITE
- a CDS encoding YkgJ family cysteine cluster protein, with product MEEVLRELPQKAKEKHNENKKFFTKLKKKAPKNLDYIMQELHDAEFKRTDCLTCANCCKTTGPLFTNADVERISKSFRMKPQKFIETYLRVDEENDFVLQQTPCTFLGADNYCSIYDVRPKACREFPHTDRKKFQQISNLTLKNVAICPAAFNIVEEMKKVIK
- a CDS encoding alpha/beta hydrolase produces the protein MPVLFQKIIPKLYGFYFNILVWFLPKTVAKQAFLVFCTVRKGRVLPNQKEYLDKAKLEIITVGENDIQLYNWSGNKETVLLVHGWESNTWRWHKLIEKLQKANFNIIAFDAPAHGYSSGKILHAPLYAKTLNAIVAKHQPKTIIGHSMGGMTLLYNEYNNPNEIAEKMVTIGSPSEFHEILSHYKNLLGLSTKVIKKVEGYVYAKFGFTTTDFSSAKFVLTNTKKGLLFHDRFDKIAPYHASADVHKHWEGSEFISTEGLGHSMHQEEVNDKIISFLEG
- a CDS encoding ASCH domain-containing protein, translating into MKYLSIFLILILIGCKNDTKKELMTDSEIDPSVYKMWASFVESNPENTIDELPESWFFHDNKVDADRLAALTLNGKKKATTSGLYNWYVEAKADLPQIGTKHIVTDFNGKAKAIIEITSVDTIPFNQMTESLAALDMGTDTEPLGKWRKAHWSFFKSIMNENSEEPTEDMLIVFERFEMIWKMK
- a CDS encoding DUF7218 family protein translates to MAKSNNIPQIQNEEQYEALVDKGYSKEKAARIANTDNAGKKGGKASTYEERTKKELYEQAKKIGIDGRSKMSKKELISALRNN